The Dethiosulfovibrio peptidovorans DSM 11002 nucleotide sequence GACCTAGAGAGTGCTGGGCCTTCTCTTCGACGTCCTTCATCAGGATATCTCTGGCGTCGTCTCTGTTGAGCTGAGCGACCTCCTCCAACTTCACCAGCTGATCCTGCTTGAGACTCTCTATCTCCTGAAGCCTCTTCTCCGCCGAATCGAGCTTGTTCTTGAGGTCCTCTTCACGACGACCGACCTTGTCGAGCTTCCGTTCGAGGTTTTCCTCCTTCTGCTCCAGACGTCTCTCGGACCTCTGAAGTTCCCCTCTTCTCTCCTTAATCTCGTTTTCCGTCTCCTGCTTCATCTCGAAGATCTCTTCTTTTACCTCCGAGAGCATTTCCCTCTTGTGGTGCTCCCCGTCCTTGACGGCCTTTTTCAACAACTGGTCCGCCTGCCTTTGAGCGTTGGCGAGGTGCTTTCCACCGAGATATCTGGAAATCAGGAGACCGCCTACGACGCCGAAGACCAGCCCCGCAGCGATTCCGAGAATCATCGTAGATTCCATAGACAGATCTCAACTCCTTTATTTTATGAGGACGATGACAACGATGAGGCCTATTTTACAGGTTCTGTAAAAAGCCAACAAGACCCAACAGAGACCTCAGATTTAAAGGTTGCGTTTTTCTTTCGGCGGAAGGGGCAAAAAACACTACACCGCCTAGACTGCATCGGTCGGAAACAAAATCACGAAAAACTTTACGTCATGAATCACGCATGTAAGGATGCCTTTAGGTCATACCCCCTGGTATATTTTAACGGGAAACTTGATTCTCAATTCCCTTAAGAGCACCTCTAAAAACTAACGTTCGGGTCTCCTCGTAGAGGTCGTCCCGCCTGCGCCCTGTCTCGCCCGAGCGTCTTTTCGACCTGCCTGTTTCGTACGGACCGTCTCGGAGGGCACGTCCTGTGCCCCCTCGGCTTGGGGCGACGTCCTGTCGCCCCATTCGTACTACACGACGGCAGGTCGAAAAGACGGGCTCGAACGGGCTCCGTCGGGACGACCTCTACGAGGATCAGCGTTTTTAGAGATGCCCTTAAAGAGATTTCGATCGGAGGAATATATATGAGCCTCAGAGGAAAAATGTCGCTCTGGATCATCGTACCGGTAACGCTGGTCTTTTTAACCGTCATATCGGTGGTAGGAACGGCAGTCAGGAAAACCTACATGAGCCAACTGGAGGACAACGTACTGACTACTACCTTTCGATATGCAAACCAGGTTCAAAACGACCTTATTCATCTCACCCAGACGGCAGAAAAACTTCGGGACGGATTTATCGGCCTCCGGGAAACCGGAGCCACCAGGGAACAGTACGACAGCCTGCTCAGGAGCACCCTGGAAGGAGACCCATTTATATTCGGTCTATACACTGTATGGGAACCCAACTTACTCGACGGCAAAGACCATGTCTACAGAGGCAAACCAGGATATAACGACGACGGAAGATACACACCGTGGGTCGCCCGCTCAGGGTCAAAGGCCACCATACAGCCCTGCACAGCCCAGGGAGGCTACCTGAAACCGGGAGGTTTTTACCTCGATATAAAGGACTCTGGTAGGGCAAGGATCTTTCCTCCCGCTACATGGACATTCGAAGGCGACAAGGTCACTGTCGTGGACTACGGTATACCCATAATACACAGAGGTGAATTCCTAGGGGCCATTTACTCTGAGTTGGAACTCTCAGGGATAAGGGAAATAGTCGAAAACATAACCCCTCTGGACACCGGCTACGCCTCCATCCTCACCGATCAGGGAATCTACGTTGCATCTCCCGAGGATGAGCTCTTGGGAGAGAGAAGCGATAACATCAAACTAGACCGAATCATAGAAGAGATCTTACAGGAAAAAACCTACTCTATAACCTCGGATCATCAGGGAGAATCTATGCTACATCAATACGTCCCCATCTCCATACAGGGAGTGGACAGACCCTGGATATTCGAGCTGGTTTTTCCCATGGGGAAGGCCATGGCTCCTATCAGGAAACTCACCGTGACCTTGGCTGTGGTCGCCGCTGTCTCACTGATCTTTTTGGCATGTCTTATATGGTATATATCCAGAAGGATAACCGACCCTGTCAGAAACGTGGCTTCCATAGCAGGGAAAGCCGGAAGCGGAGATATTTCCGCCAGAGAGGGCGATTTCGGCCCTATGGCGAAAGACGAAGTTGGAGAACTGGCCCGATCATTGGCCCTGATGCTCGAAGCCCAAAGGGACATGATAGGACAAGCCAGAAACCAGTCCGATAGGACATCGGAAAAAGCCCGATCCATAACGGAACGAAGCGACGCCACAGCCAGAGCGATGGAAAAAGTCCGAACGGCAGTGTTCCAGTTGATAAACGATCTGGAGACAAGCTCCGCCTCTCTGGAACAGGCTAACGCCGGCATAGAGGAGATATCCGGAGGGGCAATCTCCGTGGCGGAGAGGACCACCGACGGAGCGGAGATCGCCGCCAGGACCTCTGACCGGGCGGAAAAATCTGCATCCCATATGTCTAGCCTTATGGAGAAGGTAACCTTGGCGGAGCAAGCCTCGCGCAGCGGCTCCTCGGACATGGAGCAACTGGGAGAATCGGTCGGTTCCATATCGTCCTTCGTCGAAACGATAACTAAAATCGCCGATCAGACCAACCTATTGGCACTCAACGCCGCCATAGAGGCGGCCAGAGCGGGAGAGGCCGGAAAGGGTTTCGCCGTGGTCGCCGAGGAAGTCCGAAAACTGGCGGAGGAATCCTCCGTAGCAGCCGGAAGCATAGACGGACTGATAGGAAATCTACAGTCTCAGACAAAAGCATCCATGGAGATGACCAAAGAAAACGCCTCCGACATGTCCGAAGCTCTAATCCTGGCTCAAGATACTAAAAACTACATGGAAGAATCAATAAAGGATATCCGCGATCTAAACGAAGCCATACAGGACATAGCCGCCGTATCTCAGGAACAGGCAGCCTCCAGCAAAGAGATGGCCTTGGTCTTGGACAGCGTCACATCCACGGTAGCTCAGATGGTGGATAGGATACGTACTGTAGGAGACTCCTCGGAGAAAACCCTTGAAATAGCGAAAAGCATGGTATTCGACTCGGAGGACCTCATGGAAAATACCGAAAAACTCAGAGAAGACATGGGAAGATTTAAGCTATAGTAACCCTACACGACGTCAAGGCAACCTGACGGCGGACTTACGCTTAAAAAAAGAGGGGGGCTGACGCCCCCCTCTTCGATATCAACCGGTACACTCTCGGTCGTATTCCTCAATTATATCCCAAAGGGTAGTAGACGACGTAACCCTCTCTATGCTGTCGCTCACCTTTTCCCAAAGAAACCTGGCTGGACAGCAGCCTCCTCGCTCGCAGGTACCGTAGTCCACGCAATCGGCCAGGCTGATGGGCCCCTCTAGAGAATCTATTATCTCCGAGGTAAGGATCTCTTTAGGATCTCTACTCAGAAGATACCCTCCCTGAGCGCCTCTGACGCTGGATACCAGACCGGATTTCCGGAGCTTGGAGAAAAGCTGCTCCAGATAGCTCTCGGACAGAGTCTGGTTCTTGGCGACCTCGCTTATCGATATAGGACGACCGGTACCGTAGCCTCGAGCCAAGTCTATCATCGCCCTGAGTCCATATCTGGTTTTAGTCGACAGCTTCATCTACATCACCCTCCGTGATAGGAGGATACTATACCCAACTTTATTTGTCAAGTATCCTACGAGCCCCGTAGGGATCAGTCCTGAAAAACCGCCCCTCTGTTGCCGGACGTCACGAAAGCCCTGTAGCGCTCCAGATACGAGGTGGCCCCTGGCTGCATCGTTGGGGTCCATTCCCTCTTGCGGCGTTCCAATTCATCGGCATCAACCATCAGATCCAATTTTCTGGCAGGTATATCTATCACTATCTCGTCGCCGTCTTCGACAAGCCCTATAGGTCCTCCTGCGGCGGCTTCCGGCGACACGTGTCCTATGGAGGCTCCTCTGGTGGCCCCGGAGAAACGCCCGTCGGTTATGAGAGCCACCGAGCCGCCCTGACCTCTTCCCATTATCGCCGAGGTGGGAGCAAGCATCTCCCTCATTCCAGGACCACCCTTAGGCCCCTCGTAACGGATGACGATAACGTCTCCGTCGGAGATGAGGCCTTTCATTATGGCCTCTCCTGCTGCCTCCTCCGACTCGAAAACCCTGGCTGGCCCTCTGTGACGCATCATCTCGGGAGATACGGCGGTCTGTTTGACCACAGCTCCGTCGGGAGCCAGCGTTCCCTTGAGGACGGCTATACCACCCTCGGGGTCAACAGGATCGGAGACGGGATGGATAACCGACCTGTCCTTGATCTCCGCTTCAGCCACGTTCTCCGCCACGGTACGACCGGTGCAGGTGATCGAATCTCCGTGGATAAGATCGGCGTCCAGGAGCTCTTTCAGCACAGCCTGGATTCCTCCGGCCTTCCAGAGATCCTCTATATGATGGGCTCCGCCAGGGCTCATGCTGCACAGGTGAGGTGTACGGCGACTGATGGCGTCCATGTCCTCCAAGGTTAGTACAACCCCGGCAGAGTGGGCGACGGCGGGAAGATGGAGAGCCGTGTTGGTGGAACCTCCCAAAGCCATATCGACCGCCACAGCGTTCTCGAAGGCCTTTTTCGTCAATATCTTGCTGGGCCTGATATCCTTCTCCAACAGTTCCATGATCTGTCTGCCGGCGTCCTTGGCCAGACGATCCCTGGCGGCAAACACGGCTGGAATGGTTCCATTCCATGGAAGTGCAAGTCCCAAAGCCTCCATCATGCAGTTCATGGTGTTGGCGGTGAACATTCCCGAACAGGAACCGCAGGTAGGACAGGCCGAATCCTCTAGCTCGAGAAGCTCCTTATCGGATATCTGATCGACCGCCTTTTTCCCCACCGCCTCGAATACCGTGCTCAGGTCGGTGGCACAACCGGGTGAGGAACCTGCCAACATGGCACCTCCGCTGATCACTATGGAAGGTATATCCAGAGTGGCCGCCGCCATCGCCATGGCCGGAATGATTTTATCGCAGTTTGTCACAAGAACAAGACCGTCCAGACCGTGGGCCTGGGTCATAAGCTCTATAGAGTCCTTTATCAACTCTCTGCTTGGAAGGGAGAACTTCATCCCCTTGTGCCCCATGGCTATTCCGTCGCACACCCCTATTACGGGGAACTCCAGAGGTAGACCTCCTGCCGCATAGACGCCGGCTTTCACCGCTCCGGCTATGCGGTTGAGGTGAATATGCCCCGGAATGATCGAGTTATAGGCGTTGACGATCCCTATCCAGGGACGGTCGATCTCCCAATCGGTGTAACCGTTTGCCTTCATCAAGGATCGATGAGGAGCCCTCTCGAACCCCTTCTTTACGAAATCGCTGTTCAAGTTAAATCCCCCTTTAGGTTAACCCCATATCAGACTGGGCAGAAAAACCGTCAGCCACGGAACGTAGGTGGTCAACAAAAGCACAGCCATAAGCACCAGAACCATAGGAACTATAGGGCGGCTTATCTCCTCCACAGACAGCCCCGTTATGGCGCTGGCGACGTAGATATCTATAGCCACCGGAGGCGTGGCCATACCGATAGCCAGTCCAACCGCTATCATCACGCCGAAATGGATCAGATCTCCTCCCATCTGAATTACCGTGGGCAGAAAGATCGGGGTAAGTATTATCAATGCCGAAGCTGTCTCCATCACCATACCGGCCAGTAGCACGATCACCAGTATCATCAGATACACCATGGCCTCATTGCCTCCGGCCACGCCTAACAAGGCACTGGCAATAGCTTCCGGGACCTCGTAAAAGGCCAATCCCCATCCGAAAAGCTTGGACGTCGCTATGATGAACATAATCAAAGACGAGGTAACCCCCGCCCCCACCACCAGGCGATAGAACTTCTTCCAATCCATGGAACGATAGACGAAGAAAGCGACTCCCAGGGAATACACCACGGCTATGGCCGCCGCCTCCGAAGGGGTGAAGAAACCGGAAAAGATTCCCCCTAGTATTATCACAGGAGTCATCAGGCCCCATATCGAATCCTTGAAACGCCGCCTCTTCTCCTCCTTAGGCACGGGATCGGCGGCAGGGTAGTTTCTCTTCTTGGCCACATGGAGAGCCAGGAGAATAAGCCCGGTTCCCATAAGAGCTCCGGGAATAAACCCAGCCATAAAAAGCTTCGCCACCGACTCCCCGGCTATAACGGCATAGAGCACCATCGGAACGCTGGGC carries:
- a CDS encoding methyl-accepting chemotaxis protein, which codes for MSLRGKMSLWIIVPVTLVFLTVISVVGTAVRKTYMSQLEDNVLTTTFRYANQVQNDLIHLTQTAEKLRDGFIGLRETGATREQYDSLLRSTLEGDPFIFGLYTVWEPNLLDGKDHVYRGKPGYNDDGRYTPWVARSGSKATIQPCTAQGGYLKPGGFYLDIKDSGRARIFPPATWTFEGDKVTVVDYGIPIIHRGEFLGAIYSELELSGIREIVENITPLDTGYASILTDQGIYVASPEDELLGERSDNIKLDRIIEEILQEKTYSITSDHQGESMLHQYVPISIQGVDRPWIFELVFPMGKAMAPIRKLTVTLAVVAAVSLIFLACLIWYISRRITDPVRNVASIAGKAGSGDISAREGDFGPMAKDEVGELARSLALMLEAQRDMIGQARNQSDRTSEKARSITERSDATARAMEKVRTAVFQLINDLETSSASLEQANAGIEEISGGAISVAERTTDGAEIAARTSDRAEKSASHMSSLMEKVTLAEQASRSGSSDMEQLGESVGSISSFVETITKIADQTNLLALNAAIEAARAGEAGKGFAVVAEEVRKLAEESSVAAGSIDGLIGNLQSQTKASMEMTKENASDMSEALILAQDTKNYMEESIKDIRDLNEAIQDIAAVSQEQAASSKEMALVLDSVTSTVAQMVDRIRTVGDSSEKTLEIAKSMVFDSEDLMENTEKLREDMGRFKL
- a CDS encoding RrF2 family transcriptional regulator, which encodes MKLSTKTRYGLRAMIDLARGYGTGRPISISEVAKNQTLSESYLEQLFSKLRKSGLVSSVRGAQGGYLLSRDPKEILTSEIIDSLEGPISLADCVDYGTCERGGCCPARFLWEKVSDSIERVTSSTTLWDIIEEYDRECTG
- the ilvD gene encoding dihydroxy-acid dehydratase, translating into MNSDFVKKGFERAPHRSLMKANGYTDWEIDRPWIGIVNAYNSIIPGHIHLNRIAGAVKAGVYAAGGLPLEFPVIGVCDGIAMGHKGMKFSLPSRELIKDSIELMTQAHGLDGLVLVTNCDKIIPAMAMAAATLDIPSIVISGGAMLAGSSPGCATDLSTVFEAVGKKAVDQISDKELLELEDSACPTCGSCSGMFTANTMNCMMEALGLALPWNGTIPAVFAARDRLAKDAGRQIMELLEKDIRPSKILTKKAFENAVAVDMALGGSTNTALHLPAVAHSAGVVLTLEDMDAISRRTPHLCSMSPGGAHHIEDLWKAGGIQAVLKELLDADLIHGDSITCTGRTVAENVAEAEIKDRSVIHPVSDPVDPEGGIAVLKGTLAPDGAVVKQTAVSPEMMRHRGPARVFESEEAAGEAIMKGLISDGDVIVIRYEGPKGGPGMREMLAPTSAIMGRGQGGSVALITDGRFSGATRGASIGHVSPEAAAGGPIGLVEDGDEIVIDIPARKLDLMVDADELERRKREWTPTMQPGATSYLERYRAFVTSGNRGAVFQD
- a CDS encoding TRAP transporter large permease; its protein translation is MGFVLGGAFFLLMALGMPIGLAIGVAATIVLLLNGLPLQMVPQMMFTGNNSFALVAVPFFILAGDILAKGGISERIVAFAEASLGRIRGGLSIVSTVASMFIAAISGSGAATTAAVGSALLPELKEKGYDLDFSAALIAASGTIGVVIPPSVPMVLYAVIAGESVAKLFMAGFIPGALMGTGLILLALHVAKKRNYPAADPVPKEEKRRRFKDSIWGLMTPVIILGGIFSGFFTPSEAAAIAVVYSLGVAFFVYRSMDWKKFYRLVVGAGVTSSLIMFIIATSKLFGWGLAFYEVPEAIASALLGVAGGNEAMVYLMILVIVLLAGMVMETASALIILTPIFLPTVIQMGGDLIHFGVMIAVGLAIGMATPPVAIDIYVASAITGLSVEEISRPIVPMVLVLMAVLLLTTYVPWLTVFLPSLIWG